A stretch of Gossypium hirsutum isolate 1008001.06 chromosome A06, Gossypium_hirsutum_v2.1, whole genome shotgun sequence DNA encodes these proteins:
- the LOC121230767 gene encoding uric acid degradation bifunctional protein TTL isoform X1: MEEIKVDEKEALACCGSSQFAKQMALASPFPSVDHAISVAKDIWFDKVDVIGWLEAFAAHPQIGESPSSHTTSAQWSKGEQSTALATATDSGLQELSDWNARYRQKFGHVFLICASGRSAAEILGELKNRYSNRPIHELEIASQEQMKITELRLRKLFSAKTKADSTGSQYSTAVASKAEKERVGIIGQHLTAPLEGFPAKAPQVQARTRPPITTHVLDVSRGSPAAGIEVRLEMWKSSQPRPSFGETDIGGWVLEGCSTTDRDGRSGQLMSIVDALSPGVYRISFNTGKYNPGGFFPYVSIVFEIKDTQKFEHFHVPLLLSPFSFSTYRGS, translated from the exons ATGGAGGAGATAAAGGTGGATGAGAAGGAAGCGTTGGCATGCTGCGGTAGCTCCCAATTCGCTAAGCAAATGGCTTTGGCATCTCCATTTCCTTCAGTCGATCATGCTATCTCTGTAGCCAAGGATATCTGGTTCGACAAG GTTGATGTTATTGGTTGGTTGGAAGCATTTGCAGCTCATCCTCAGATTGGAGAATCCCCTTCTTCTCATACCACCAGTGCTCA gtGGAGTAAGGGAGAACAATCAACTGCTTTAGCAACTGCCACTGATTCTGGGTTACAG GAACTATCTGACTGGAATGCTCGATATAGGCAAAAATTTGGACATGTATTTCTAATATGTGCCTCTGGGAGGAGCGCTGCTGAAATACTTGGTGAATTGAAG AACCGGTACTCAAACAGGCCCATACATGAGCTTGAGATAGCATCCCAGGAGCAAATGAAAATAACAGAATTACGCCTTAGAAAGCTTTTCTCAGCTAAAACAAAAGCTGATTCAACAGGCAGCCAGTATTCAACGGCGGTAGCGAGTAAAGCTGAAA AAGAACGTGTGGGCATAATTGGACAGCATTTAACTGCTCCTTTAGAAGGTTTTCCTGCAAAAGCTCCTCAAGTCCAAGCTCGAACTCGACCACCAATCACTACTCATGTATTAGATGTTTCTAGGGGATCTCCAGCTGCTGGTATTGAAGTACGTTTGGAAATGTGGAAGAGCAGTCAACCTCGTCCATCATTTGGTGAAACTGATATAGGCGGATGGGTACTTGAAGGATGTTCAACTACTGATAGAGATGGACGGAGCGGTCAGTTGATGAGCATAGTAGATGCTCTCAGCCCTGGAGTATACCGAATAAGTTTCAACACAGGTAAGTACAACCCTGGAGGCTTTTTCCCCTATGTCTCAATTGTGTTTGAAATCAAAGACACACAGAAATTCGAGCATTTTCACGTTCCTTTGCTGCTTTCACCATTCTCCTTCTCGACATACCGAGGGAGCTAG
- the LOC121230767 gene encoding uric acid degradation bifunctional protein TTL isoform X2, whose protein sequence is MEEIKVDEKEALACCGSSQFAKQMALASPFPSVDHAISVAKDIWFDKVDVIGWLEAFAAHPQIGESPSSHTTSAQWSKGEQSTALATATDSGLQELSDWNARYRQKFGHVFLICASGRSAAEILGELKNRYSNRPIHELEIASQEQMKITELRLRKLFSAKTKADSTGSQYSTAVASKAEKRVGIIGQHLTAPLEGFPAKAPQVQARTRPPITTHVLDVSRGSPAAGIEVRLEMWKSSQPRPSFGETDIGGWVLEGCSTTDRDGRSGQLMSIVDALSPGVYRISFNTGKYNPGGFFPYVSIVFEIKDTQKFEHFHVPLLLSPFSFSTYRGS, encoded by the exons ATGGAGGAGATAAAGGTGGATGAGAAGGAAGCGTTGGCATGCTGCGGTAGCTCCCAATTCGCTAAGCAAATGGCTTTGGCATCTCCATTTCCTTCAGTCGATCATGCTATCTCTGTAGCCAAGGATATCTGGTTCGACAAG GTTGATGTTATTGGTTGGTTGGAAGCATTTGCAGCTCATCCTCAGATTGGAGAATCCCCTTCTTCTCATACCACCAGTGCTCA gtGGAGTAAGGGAGAACAATCAACTGCTTTAGCAACTGCCACTGATTCTGGGTTACAG GAACTATCTGACTGGAATGCTCGATATAGGCAAAAATTTGGACATGTATTTCTAATATGTGCCTCTGGGAGGAGCGCTGCTGAAATACTTGGTGAATTGAAG AACCGGTACTCAAACAGGCCCATACATGAGCTTGAGATAGCATCCCAGGAGCAAATGAAAATAACAGAATTACGCCTTAGAAAGCTTTTCTCAGCTAAAACAAAAGCTGATTCAACAGGCAGCCAGTATTCAACGGCGGTAGCGAGTAAAGCTGAAA AACGTGTGGGCATAATTGGACAGCATTTAACTGCTCCTTTAGAAGGTTTTCCTGCAAAAGCTCCTCAAGTCCAAGCTCGAACTCGACCACCAATCACTACTCATGTATTAGATGTTTCTAGGGGATCTCCAGCTGCTGGTATTGAAGTACGTTTGGAAATGTGGAAGAGCAGTCAACCTCGTCCATCATTTGGTGAAACTGATATAGGCGGATGGGTACTTGAAGGATGTTCAACTACTGATAGAGATGGACGGAGCGGTCAGTTGATGAGCATAGTAGATGCTCTCAGCCCTGGAGTATACCGAATAAGTTTCAACACAGGTAAGTACAACCCTGGAGGCTTTTTCCCCTATGTCTCAATTGTGTTTGAAATCAAAGACACACAGAAATTCGAGCATTTTCACGTTCCTTTGCTGCTTTCACCATTCTCCTTCTCGACATACCGAGGGAGCTAG
- the LOC107903354 gene encoding transcription repressor OFP13 produces MKLPTLFKPKEPTSKQPWQWPSCKHPKTLSFRAGDDVFKTVNSMFFDPNNNNDSGVETPQSWFTNSSDSPSLSTTTTDSDHQGFDGESLETVVRGARSERLFFEPGGDTSSILEEAKAAGGGGDGLFPFKESVILAMESDDPYVDFRKSMEEMVETHGMKDWEWLEQLLGWYLKVNGKNNHGFIIGAFIDLLVAITSSSDSTSYSSAIASFPSSPLCSTEGDVDEFQLQQNIVLP; encoded by the coding sequence ATGAAGCTACCTACTCTGTTCAAGCCTAAAGAACCCACCTCCAAGCAACCATGGCAATGGCCTTCATGCAAGCACCCCAAGACCCTTTCTTTCCGAGCAGGTGACGACGTTTTCAAGACAGTTAACTCCATGTTCTTCGACCCTAACAACAACAACGACAGCGGTGTTGAAACCCCACAGTCATGGTTCACCAACTCTTCAGACTCACCCAGTTTATCCACCACCACCACCGACTCAGATCATCAAGGCTTTGATGGTGAGTCTTTAGAGACAGTCGTCCGTGGAGCTCGTTCCGAGAGGCTGTTCTTCGAGCCAGGCGGTGACACGAGTTCCATCCTCGAAGAAGCCAAAGCAGCCGGTGGTGGTGGTGATGGGTTGTTCCCGTTCAAAGAAAGCGTGATTCTAGCTATGGAATCTGATGATCCGTACGTGGACTTTCGTAAGTCGATGGAAGAGATGGTGGAGACACATGGGATGAAAGATTGGGAATGGTTAGAACAACTGTTGGGATGGTATTTGAAGGTGAATGGGAAGAACAACCATGGATTTATAATCGGAGCTTTCATTGATCTACTTGTAGCTATCACTTCTTCCTCTGATTCCACATCTTATTCTTCTGCTATCGCTTCTTTCCCTTCATCTCCTCTTTGTTCAACTGAAGGAGATGTGGATGAATTTCAACTCCAACAAAACATTGTTTTGCCTTAG
- the LOC107903352 gene encoding uncharacterized protein, with protein MAPNLKSFIVYSSSVLVLFLAISFSFSRTNYYKIFHLKSSLASYHPTFLQSVFSFMLKTPKPNKPDWPNPISRPPHCVLWMAPFLSGGGYSSEAWSYVLALDEYMKSRENPSFKLGIYQHGDLESLEFWEGLPQNVRDLAIELHRTDCRTNETFVVCHSEPGAWYPPLFETLPCPPTGYHDFMFVIGRTMFETDRLNSEHVKRCNRMDSVWVPTEFHVSTFVQSGVDPSKVMKVVQPIDVRFFDPSKYEPLDIASKGNLVLGAKTPNSSPGKEFAFLSVFKWEFRKGWDVLLEAYLKEFSKDDGVALYLLTNPYHSSRDFDNKIVQFVEDSDMQKPANGWALVYVIDTHIAHIDLPRLYKAANAFVLPSRGEGWGRPVVEAMAMSLPVITTNWSGPTEYLTEENSYPLPVERKSEVTEGPFKGHLWAEPSVIKLRALMRHVISNVEEARAKGRQARKDMINSFSPEIVAEIVTGHIQNILDK; from the coding sequence ATggccccaaatctgaaatctttCATTGTTTATTCTTCATCTGTCCTTGTTCTATTCTTAGCAATCTCTTTTAGTTTTAGCAGAACAAACTACTACAAAATCTTCCACCTCAAATCAAGTCTCGCTTCTTACCACCCTACATTCCTTCAATCTGTTTTCTCATTTATGCTAAAAACCCCAAAACCCAACAAACCCGATTGGCCAAATCCCATTTCCAGGCCCCCTCACTGTGTTCTATGGATGGCTCCCTTCCTTTCAGGTGGTGGATATAGTTCAGAAGCATGGTCTTATGTTTTAGCACTCGACGAATACATGAAAAGTCGAGAAAACCCGAGTTTTAAATTGGGTATTTACCAACATGGTGATTTGGAGTCACTAGAGTTTTGGGAGGGATTGCCTCAAAATGTAAGGGATTTGGCAATTGAGTTGCACCGAACTGATTGCAGAACAAATGAGACCTTTGTGGTTTGCCATAGTGAGCCTGGTGCTTGGTATCCCCCATTGTTTGAAACTCTTCCTTGTCCTCCAACGGGTTATCATGATTTCATGTTTGTTATCGGTAGGACCATGTTCGAGACGGATAGATTGAATTCGGAACATGTTAAGCGTTGTAATAGAATGGATTCTGTTTGGGTTCCTACTGAGTTTCATGTGTCCACATTTGTGCAAAGTGGTGTTGATCCATCTAAGGTTATGAAAGTTGTGCAGCCTATTGATGTGAGGTTCTTTGATCCCTCCAAGTATGAGCCGTTGGATATTGCTTCCAAGGGGAATCTGGTTTTAGGTGCAAAAACCCCCAATTCAAGCCCTGGAAAGGAGTTTGCGTTCTTGAGTGTCTTCAAATGGGAGTTTAGGAAAGGATGGGATGTTTTGCTCGAAGCATATTTGAAAGAGTTCTCCAAGGATGATGGGGTGGCTTTGTACTTGTTGACTAATCCTTATCATTCTAGTAGAGATTTCGACAACAAGATTGTGCAGTTTGTGGAAGACTCTGATATGCAAAAGCCAGCTAATGGATGGGCTTTGGTGTATGTCATTGATACTCATATAGCTCACATTGACTTGCCTCGACTATACAAGGCTGCCAATGCGTTTGTTCTTCCATCAAGAGGAGAAGGATGGGGAAGGCCTGTTGTGGAAGCCATGGCAATGTCGTTGCCGGTAATAACAACTAATTGGTCAGGGCCTACTGAGTATTTGACAGAGGAGAATAGCTACCCATTGCCAGTGGAAAGAAAGAGTGAGGTGACGGAAGGACCATTTAAGGGGCATTTGTGGGCTGAACCGTCAGTTATTAAGCTTCGAGCTCTTATGAGGCATGTGATCAGTAACGTGGAGGAAGCCAGGGCTAAAGGTAGGCAGGCAAGGAAAGACATGATCAATAGCTTTTCCCCGGAAATTGTTGCAGAGATTGTCACAGGTCATATACAAAATATACTTGACAAATAA